A DNA window from Methylobacterium sp. NMS14P contains the following coding sequences:
- a CDS encoding cyclic nucleotide-binding domain-containing protein, producing the protein MTTTDLTSAGTASPAGGRAAMLRGARIVAAAAVTVMVLLLDLISYSQLIFSGPLAESRAAGLSALLAAYVLGSLVFIALRRTARISLSFIGAAAIVQAAIAAAVAGQLEAAGITDPETVGQLVLVACGVSTFATGVIFALLGTLRASLLVQLLPYPVLAGFLGGVGLLFLRSGVQIGGHVDDPVAALLRAVDPANLDPGRIDAGALARIGLTLVIGFCAFYMPRIVRHWGTYPAVILSSLAVVHLGLAWTGTSVAAGQASGWLIEPLPTGTLLRPPAIGSLMAFDPHLLLPIWPKIATLVVVAVIIQILYVVSVELEIRRDLDIDRMFVASGATNLLGSVFGSSAMGFGRTSTLLLHNIGGGHWLGWWLTLAVMAALLIVGASPLALLPRPLAGGALIAIGIGLLFNLGVASRTLPGWEIAIALVVCAATAYFGATTGFLVGVLLAILIFGVQYGQIGAIRRAQSGAERRSSVIRGPDAAARLEAAGGRTRIYTLQGYLFFLNAQAIYRRAAAEAGDLRVLILDFRETVGLDSSALIAFRKVGQLAEQRRLDVLLVHVDPVARLLITRNGLTADPRVRILDTLDEALRAAEATLLAEAGGAGPGEVAVFARHMADRLGSTFGADDFAPYLAVRELAAGAALMRQGEAADALYFLEQGLVSIEMEVPGRGNLRLRTTTAGTVIGEIALVQGGRRTATAVAESPCRVVVIDRAALARMERERPDLALAFQRFLILELAGKVADTNRLLEAEMQ; encoded by the coding sequence GGGTCCGCTGGCGGAGAGCCGCGCGGCCGGCCTGTCGGCGCTGCTCGCGGCCTACGTGCTGGGCAGCCTCGTCTTCATCGCGCTCCGCCGGACCGCGCGGATCTCGCTGTCCTTCATCGGCGCGGCCGCGATCGTGCAGGCGGCGATCGCCGCGGCGGTCGCCGGGCAGCTCGAGGCTGCCGGCATCACCGATCCGGAGACGGTCGGCCAGCTCGTCCTGGTGGCCTGCGGCGTCTCGACCTTCGCCACCGGCGTGATCTTCGCGCTGCTCGGCACGCTGCGGGCCTCCCTGCTGGTGCAGCTCCTGCCCTACCCGGTGCTCGCCGGCTTCCTCGGCGGCGTCGGGCTGCTGTTCCTGCGCAGCGGCGTGCAGATCGGCGGCCATGTCGACGATCCGGTCGCGGCGCTACTCCGCGCCGTCGACCCGGCGAACCTCGATCCGGGCCGGATCGATGCCGGGGCGCTCGCCCGCATCGGCCTGACCCTCGTCATCGGGTTCTGCGCCTTCTACATGCCGCGGATCGTCCGGCACTGGGGGACCTACCCCGCGGTGATCCTGTCGAGCCTCGCGGTGGTCCATCTCGGGCTGGCCTGGACGGGCACCAGCGTCGCCGCCGGGCAGGCATCGGGATGGCTGATCGAGCCGCTGCCGACGGGCACGCTGCTGCGGCCGCCCGCCATCGGCAGCCTGATGGCCTTCGACCCGCACCTGCTCCTGCCGATCTGGCCCAAGATCGCCACCCTGGTCGTCGTGGCGGTGATCATCCAGATCCTCTACGTGGTGAGCGTCGAGCTGGAGATCCGGCGCGACCTCGACATCGACCGGATGTTCGTCGCCTCGGGCGCCACCAACTTGCTCGGCAGCGTGTTCGGCAGCTCCGCGATGGGCTTCGGCCGGACCTCGACGCTGCTGCTGCACAATATCGGCGGCGGCCACTGGCTCGGCTGGTGGCTGACCCTCGCGGTCATGGCGGCTCTGCTCATTGTCGGCGCGAGTCCCCTGGCGCTGCTGCCCCGCCCGCTGGCCGGCGGCGCCCTGATCGCCATCGGCATCGGGCTCCTGTTCAACCTCGGCGTCGCCAGCCGCACTCTGCCGGGCTGGGAGATCGCCATCGCGCTGGTCGTGTGCGCCGCCACCGCGTATTTCGGCGCCACCACGGGCTTCCTCGTCGGCGTCCTGCTGGCGATCCTGATCTTCGGGGTCCAGTACGGGCAGATCGGCGCGATCCGCCGGGCGCAATCCGGGGCGGAGCGGCGCAGCAGCGTCATCCGCGGCCCCGACGCCGCCGCGCGGCTCGAGGCGGCCGGCGGCCGGACCCGGATCTACACCCTGCAGGGCTACCTGTTCTTCCTCAACGCGCAGGCGATCTACCGCCGGGCCGCCGCGGAGGCCGGGGACCTGCGTGTCCTGATCCTGGATTTCCGCGAGACCGTGGGGCTCGACAGCTCGGCGCTGATCGCGTTCCGCAAGGTCGGCCAGCTCGCCGAGCAGCGGCGCCTCGACGTGCTGCTGGTCCACGTGGATCCAGTGGCGCGCCTGCTGATCACCCGCAACGGGCTCACCGCCGACCCGCGTGTCCGGATCCTCGACACGCTGGACGAGGCCCTGCGCGCCGCCGAGGCGACGCTCCTGGCGGAGGCCGGCGGCGCCGGCCCGGGGGAGGTCGCCGTCTTCGCCCGGCACATGGCCGACCGGCTCGGCAGCACGTTCGGGGCGGACGACTTCGCGCCCTATCTGGCGGTCCGCGAGCTCGCGGCGGGCGCGGCGCTGATGCGCCAGGGGGAGGCGGCCGACGCCCTCTACTTCCTGGAGCAGGGCCTCGTCTCCATCGAGATGGAGGTCCCCGGCCGCGGCAACCTGCGCCTGCGCACCACCACGGCCGGCACGGTGATCGGCGAGATCGCGCTGGTCCAGGGCGGGCGGCGCACCGCCACCGCCGTCGCCGAGAGCCCCTGCCGGGTGGTCGTCATCGACCGCGCCGCCCTCGCCCGGATGGAGCGGGAGCGCCCGGACCTCGCGCTCGCCTTCCAGCGCTTCCTGATCCTGGAACTGGCCGGCAAGGTCGCCGACACGAACCGGCTGCTCGAGGCGGAGATGCAGTGA
- a CDS encoding DUF3307 domain-containing protein: MPSVDTLVPVGAFALLVLAFAVKHLAADFFFQTDWMAQGKQRSSAWLGPLCAHTGLHGLGTLAIALAVKPALWWLALVDFAIHTGIDRGKVLVSQRTRLPTTDARFWWLIGIDQFLHQVTHLGLAVVLAAA, from the coding sequence ATGCCGTCCGTCGATACGCTCGTCCCGGTGGGTGCCTTCGCGCTGCTGGTCCTGGCGTTCGCCGTGAAGCACCTCGCGGCGGATTTCTTCTTTCAGACCGACTGGATGGCGCAGGGCAAGCAGCGGTCTTCCGCCTGGCTCGGCCCCCTCTGCGCCCATACCGGCCTGCACGGCCTCGGCACGCTGGCGATCGCGCTGGCGGTGAAGCCGGCCCTCTGGTGGCTGGCGCTCGTCGATTTCGCGATCCACACGGGGATCGACCGCGGCAAGGTGCTGGTCAGTCAGCGGACCCGCCTGCCGACCACGGATGCCCGGTTCTGGTGGCTGATCGGCATCGACCAGTTCCTGCACCAGGTCACCCATCTCGGGCTCGCCGTGGTGCTGGCGGCGGCCTGA